The Diceros bicornis minor isolate mBicDic1 chromosome 23, mDicBic1.mat.cur, whole genome shotgun sequence genomic interval catcaagccatgctgtggcaggcatcccacatataaagtagaggtagatgggcacaaatgttggcccagggccagacttcctcagcaaaaggaggaggattggcaacggatgttagctcagggctaatcttccttaccaaaaaaggaaaaaaagttcacCCtagggctggcccgatggcatagtggttaagttcggtgcgctctacttcagtggcctaggttcatgggtttagatcccgggtgcagacctacaccacttatcagccatgctgtggcggcatcccacatacaaaatagagaaaggttggcacagatactagctcagggctaatcttcttcagcaaaaaaagagcaagattggcaaggaaaaaaaaaaagttcacccaAATCAGGTCAGAAAAACATCTAGAGGAGGGCCTATGAATACCTGACACTGAAATGGTACATGGTTGGTTTTATACAgagtacttactctgtgccaggcactattctaagcacttcaccTGAAACAGCCCTAGGACATAGGTGGtactatcattcccattttacagatgaagaaactgagacatagaTTAAATAACTTCCCCAAGACTGCGCAGCTAATCAATGGAACAGGCAAGATTTTAACCATACTATAAAATGGTTTTCTAAGATTTCTACAAGGTTGGCATTCCTCTATTTGCATTTATAACAAGggtcaattttaaaatgaaatataaatataggcCAGTATAGGCCAGGTCTATTTCTTTTACTTAATATGGATATTTGACAGGTTTTCCTCAAGTATTAGTTTATGGTATAATTGATTGGTAAAGAAAATGATTATTAAGCACAAAAGCACCCTGAAATGTTCAGTCAACATCACTGCTTAAATAATTCAGAAGCCAACTTAATGCTGGATGTGGGCTAGGGGAAATTCTATTAGAAGGAATAATATAGGAGTGATGCCAGAATGCCAGCTATAGTAATGAATTTTGTATTAATTAcatattaaatgaaacaaagataaaagagaaaagaaaatttagatttgGATTGTAGTTTCAAAACCAATTCACACCCAACTCCAAAACAGAAGGTACAAACTAAGGGGGAAATGAAAGATGTTTTCTGCTCTTTCCTCAAAATAAAACTAGATAATTTACTCTAATTCTACTGCTGAAAGTAATCATTTCCTAAAGTCCTTATACTTATTTGTTTGCGTACCTAATCCGGTATTCATCCTGAAGCGCTTAAGTTCTCGTGTGTCTAACACCTGGGGAATGGGAAGGCCTTGACTGCAAAAAAGCTCTTCCTAGTAACTGAGTAGCACCCTCACTTTCACTCAGAACCAGCACCCCTCAGCTTAAGCTCTAGGATCATTTAAACAACCTAAGTACTGCTGACCCACATACCACACAGCTATGAACTGCCTTCCTTGTAGAATAAATTGTAACAAAACTAGGAATTTCTGTTAACACTTAGAGCAACTGCCATATTTAATACAAGATCAAATGAATCAAGGACGCGAGAAGCTCTTCCATGTTCAAAACTTAACACTACAAACTAAGACATACTTATCTGTAATCCAAACAGCATCACTGAAGCAATGGTAGAAAGGACAATGGCTGCTGCTGCAGAAAAGCCCTTCATGATGTTGTCTGTGTACTTGACCACAACAGAAGTGTAGAGGCCTCCAACACTCGCAAGAACTTgtatacagaaagaaagaaaatcttagcACCCAAATAAATGAAACATTCTATGACGGTGAGGCAGTTTTCATCCCCAGAGATGCCATACTAATTTACCTAGgaaatactgttttccttagaagCAGCCATCTGAGGGAGTTTGCACTAAAATTGAATAGTAGTTCCTACAAAACAACATTGTTTTTCAGAGGCCCAAAGGGCTATGTGGTCTACTACTAAATGGTACACATTTATTGCTAACACATTAGATGCTTTTGATTGTGAAGGCAAAATTGCTTTGGGATAGCTATGCCACAAAACAAAGTCAATAAAACCAAAATTGCATTTTCAAACTGGTGTTCAGTGTCAAAGGAACAATTTCAAAATGCTATAAAGGCTTAAAACAGAcatctaactttaaaaaaaaagatctaccCAGAACCTTTAATTCCTGGATACTTACAGATGACAAACCAGACATAATATGTGTAACCATAGAAAAatcctttttctttaatttcagctCCATCTGACAAGTAGACGCCAACTAATGTCACAACAATCCCTGATAGATACATTTGAATGTTTCTCACCCAAAGGGAAGTGTCTGAACTCtttaaaactttttcaaaatataCTCCTGAAAGAAAATTAGACATGCAaatatgaaataaagatattattagaaattaatttaaaatgtctttcatTTAGAACAATAACCTAGAGATACGATAATATAAAGTATATGATTTGGGGACCAAACATTTTACATTAATTAAATGCACATTTATTATATTGGTTTGACACATGGCATACTGAACATTACCAATTTGTATTTTTACAGAGCATATAGAATTAATAGCTAAGAGGGAACTTTCTAACCTGCATTTAACAAGAGATTCAAATTATTAAGAACAGCTTCTGCCTTTATTATAGCAGTGAGATAGATCACAAAAGCTCTCTGTTAATGCCAATAAAAGACTTACTTTGGTCAGCTGGAAAACTATACTATTAGAGTCAATTATCTTAATCATACCCCTATAATATCTGCCTGGTAATGAATACTCCAGCTTTGCAAAATAACCTGTATAATCACCACTTgggatttttttcaaagtaacaaaaccaaaataaaatttaaatggaactTGCTGAGTGAAGCCATTTTTCTATAAAGCAGGGTTCCACAAGCCAAGTTCATAGACAATGTCAGAAGGACCATGAACTCCCTAACTAGCtaatacattttgtgtgtgtgcgcattTTTCTGGGGTTGAGAGTCCATAGCTTTTTTCAGATACTCCAAAAGAGCAGATGACTGCCCCCCCACCGCACCCAAAATCACATACCACTGCTGTAAGTTTTATACGTAAAATGAATGCATATTTAACAAGAACATTAAAGATCTTAGTTATAAATACCATGTTAATTAGAGACTTAGGAATTGCCACTAAAGTACTAATAAACTAAACATTCTAATGAAAAACAAGATTCTTTTTGATGAATTTTTGTTGAAAAGAGCCAGAGAATGGGAACAAACATACAACAGCTATTCCTATTTCCACCTTCGATTTTCCTATCTGGGAAAACCATTTAACTATTCAGTGCTTAGTTACTCCAGAGTTTCCTCAATTGTGTATTGAGACACTGAACTAAACAGAATGTTGGACACATTTAATTGTTCAAAATAATGCTAAAAATcaaatagtttattatttttggggtaactcaatttttctttctcatttactggttcctaaaaataaaaatttagcatGTTAAGTATCTtcctatatttatattttcccctcttatcaaacttttttttacaaGCAATATTTCACTTCTATATCCAGCCTACCTTCCTagtaaagaataaaaacagtCCTAACTCTTGAAACAGCACcaataaagataaataataaattcatATAGCTGTAACTAATATACTCTTGACTAAAAAGAACCTTCAGTTTCTTCTCTGTTGGCACTATTTCtaaaacacatttcttttttttttttttttttaatttatttttttcccccaaagccccagtagatagttgtatgtcatagctgcacagccttctagttgctgtatgtgggacgcggccccagcatggccggagaagcggcgcgtaggtgcgcgcccgggatccgaacccgggcagccagcgtcggagcacgcgcacttaaccgctaagccacagggccggccctctaaaaCACGTTTCAATTTCTTATGTTACACTTAACATTCTtactttctctcttcttgatTCAATAGAGGATTGCTTGTCCCTACACAGAAGATTCCAGACTTTCATGTTTATTTGATGTTAGTGATTTTGGCTCTTGTCCCTCCCTTTTTGCTGTGACTTTTTATGTGTTAAGCTTTCTAAGGaattctccaccccacccctcttTCCCCCCTACACCATAGTTCCTAATCTGTTGAAGCAGAGGAAGAACTTGAGGTtacaagagaaaaacagatacTGAGCTGGTAACTAACACCTTAAAGCAGCAGAATCCAGCTTGAGGATAGTGCCAGTTCCAAGAAAACGGAACTTGAGCTTTCTGATGGCTAACTTCCTCCATTTTTAGAGgtcttttttcatttactttgggTTCTTGGCTGGACTGAGAATGGTCAAGGATGACAGAAGTATATTCTCAGATAACTGCAAGTATGAATAAGGATTGAGGTCTGAACTGACTTAAACACTACCATGCATTTACTGGAAAAACAGTTGACACAAAACTAAACCTAAGAAGGTAAGCTTTAATGGAAATAAAACTTGTTAGTTATGATAAGGCAAGATAAACTAGATCCCTAtttaaagtttgatttttttaaaaatttgacaacAGAATAAAATGATGCTTTTATGATTTACCTGCAAATCCTGAGCACAATACAGCAATAGCTATAGCACCAAACCCTAACAGTGGATTCTGTTCCACCTGCAATAGTaatgttttaaaagttatttttagtgACTAATAAATAGAATTCATTCAAGAGaccaaataaatgaatacaaaaatCTGTGTTACAGTTATACTGAAAGTATGTGCCATATCAGACACAGCTATTCTATAGAGTAAGATGGGACCATCCCAGATATTATCCAAAGCACTTAAGTTAACAATGTGTCCCTCAAATTGCAAccatagtaaatgcttaatataACATGTGTACCTATTTCCTAATAACCAGGAGTACCCTAGTATAGAATTTTGCATAGTCAGCCTGCCTCTTAATTTTAACTTCTGCCACCATTCTAACTCAGCCCTTACAGCATCAATCATGGAAACGGTAACAGTTTAACTTTTACTTATTCCCTATCACTTACAGGATGAAGTAATGACTTTTAAGATTTCCTACTTTACTGaatttttatcaaatattaaTAGCATACCTGCTATGTACCAAATATACTGTGTtatatactaaataaataaagatgaagaTGATACACAGCTCTGGTTCTTAAATAGTTCATGGATGGGAGAGATTGACGGGTATATATAATCATAATACTGTGCTAACAGATGCATGTATATGGGCCCCAACCTACTGTTTCAactttatgttctttttcttccctcaagTAACCCTCAGGAGCTTTCATGTCTTTCCTCAAAGATAAATACTATCTCAGTAGTAACAGTGAAACTAAAGGGTTgagatgcatgactgtaatgTTTGACAAGCACATACCTTgttcaaaataaataaacctgATATAAGTACCTGAGAAAGAAAGTGTGGTCTAAAACATTTGCATgaagataaaaggagaaatagaagatattatggactagtggttctcaaagtatggtccttgGAACAACAGCAGcatcatcacctgggaacttgttagaaatgaaaattgacagcccccaccccagacctactacaTCATAAACTAtggggatggggcccagcaatctctTTCAACCTTCCAGTTGATTCTGCTatacactgaagtttgagaaccactattaTAGACTACAGTTGATAAACACGGATACTTTCCTAATACAATCTGTAAGAGTGGCTagatatgagaaaaaaataacggTGTGAGATTTCTCCTATCCCAACAACAGCTAGAAAGCTCAAGCTACCAAAAATAGTATCTGATAAATTCTTGTCTTGCTTTTCTGCCAGTTTAATCTCTCTACAGTTAGGAAAAACAGTGATAGATAGTGCTTCTCTGGGCTTAATTCTAATAAACTGCTGGGTGATGAAGTAGAAGTGACggaaactttggaaaacagcaacCATGTCATTTTAGCAGGAGTAACAGCCAAACACAGCACAGTTAAGAAACAGAGGCTCCGGTCTtgaataaatcaaaattcaaaaaaataaaacttcaagtTAGAATTCCATAGCTAGCAGGAATATGGTTCAAGAAGGATACGAGGTTTTAAAGAATGAGATTCTGGTGAAGAGTAAAAcaagaatatgtaaagaaatcAAGGTGACTAATTAAGGGTATCTGCAATGAattctgattttataaaaagaacTGCAGTACACATAACCAAGAGGAATCTAACCAGGAATTTTAGTATCAAGAAATTGAAAACTCAGAATAAGTGGAGGCCTGCAAAAATACTTTACAACATTTAAGAATGCTTTTAAAAGTCTGTTTAGTTCAGGAAGAAAAGAGTATGCTTCTTGGGTGAGATGACAGACTGTTATATGGCAATAAAATAAGAGTTACCCAAATCTAGTTTCCATTTTCTCtgtgaataataatttttaaataatacataaataagtaaacatatttaaaaggaaacaagTCCAAGATACCTGATTTGCTATTATAAGAATACTTagctaaagaaaataaattgaaaagtaTCTTGACCAAGAATAGTAGCAAATCAAGATACTGATCACTATATCTTTGAGGAATAATGGAGAATGGAAGCTATGCCAGAAAATTTGAATTGGGCAAATACTGGCCTGATTTTcaaaaaggcagagagaaagaaaaactgcaGAAATTACAGATGGCTTCTTGAGACCTATAGGGCAGCCCAGTGCAttcagcacaggctctggagccacgCTACCTGGGTTCAAGCAGTGTGACTGTGGACACATTACTAACCTCTTTGCctgtcagcttcctcatctgaaaatggaaataaaaacaatatgagCCTCATATGTTTGTTGTAGGCCTAAGTGAGTTgttatatgtaaagcacttagaatactgATGGTATTTAGTGCTGTATAAATGACTGCAGCCGTAACTGTAATTACTGATTACTAGCAAAATGCTAGAACAGATGACTTGAggaacttaaaaattttaatggtcATCACTAGAAAACAGTGTGGCTTCCCTAAGagggagacataccaaatttccTTACTCAAGGGTTCCTAGTGTAAGTGGTAAGGGAAATTCCATAGAGATAATGTTTAGCAAGAAATCTCAACAGATTTGCATAATATTTTTGTGAACAAGCCAGAGAACGAAGTGAGGATAACAGTACGATTCTATTCATAGCTGAGTGAACGCTCATACAGCAAAGTGctaattaatagaataaaatcaAGCCAGACCAACAACCAATACCAACTCGCGATGCATATGAATGAGCCACCCACGGAACAGACCCTCaggcccagtcaagccttcagttGGCTGCAGCCCTAGGCAACATCTCCACTGCAACCCGATGAGAGACTGCAAGCCAGAACTACTTAGCCAAGGCACCctcaaattcctgacccataaaAACTGAGAGAGAGTGTTTACTAAGCAAGAAAAAAACTCAAGCTAAAACTCAGTCTAAAGGTATAACAACTCTGGTCCTGTCCTGTCTAAAATTTTCAGTGAAGACCCAGAAGACATATTTGTTGAATCTGTAGAAAGCataatactcaaaaaaaaaaagctaataacGGATAGGACTGAAAAGAACTAAAAGGCCTGAACAATGACCCAAAGCTAATGAGATAAGCTTAATAAATACAAACATATCCTGCGTTTTGGTTTAGAAGAAGCCACTGCACAAGACACATTTGAGACAAACTGTATTTTATGTGAAACAGCTACATGTGGTTGTATATAATCAATTATAGAATGGATATCCTCCTCTACCCCCCCAAAAAACTAATATAATCTTATGCTGATTTACCAAGTCCCTAGTATTCAGAACAAAGGAGGTAATTAGCAAGCTGTACTTCACACTGCTCAGTCAACACATGGAGACAGTGTGAAGTTTTAGGATATAGTCAcatgttgcttaatgacagggatacatccTGAGAAATGCATTGATAGGCAATTTTGtcgtgaacatcatagagtgtacttacacaaacctaggcacctacgctatatggtactaatcttaggggaccactgtcatatactcggtctgtcattgaccgaaatgtcatgCAGAGCATGACTGTACTAAGGAACAATAACAGATGAATGCATCTAGAAGAGAAATACAAGGCAGTATTGGGGCAAGAGGCAGGGATCGGAAAGCCTCTAGAAATCATATTATAGAAAGAATCGACGGGGTTGTCTCAATGGGGGAGGGAAAAAGTCTTGGATGGTGGAGATGTGACGTCCTCAGACATTCAAAGGATCATCATATGGAGTTAGTAGGGATTTGAGTTATTCTCAGAAGAACAAAGAACAATGAGAGGCAGTTCCAGGAAGCTGCATTCTgtttaaaacatgaaagaattttCCAGAGTGTTCTAAAAGTAAGATAAGCTGCCCTATACTCTGCTTTAGCTTACTAAGCTTTTCACATACATTACCTACGTGAGGTGGACCTAATATCTTTTCTAATGGAGTGAGGAGTTACTTAAAGCTCATATTTAACTTCCATGTGTTTGCCTTCCCAAACAAATTATTTCTCTGCAGGTCTACAACTGAGTTAAATGTGCAGTGCATATTTGATCAGTGTTTTGAAATGTCACCAAGAATATGAGCATGCGTAAACATCATGTGAAGACAATAAATATTAATCTAAAACtcattttctggaaaaaaaaattttccccacCAGGCTAGAAAGTAACTACAATAAAAAGGAACTGGCTTTCTCCTTTCCCAGGCTCTCCATACATGCCCTAAGAGAACCATGGTCTTTCATTTGCTCAGAGTTGAAGAAGGGTATTCAGTTGTAGAGGAAAGCTGCTGACTTTCAGAAGGTCATTCACTAGAGTTCCCCCTCCCActttgctttgggaaaataaCCAATTAAAGCATAGAACATTAAAAAACCATCAAGTATGTACCTTAACATTTAACTCTTAACAAACTAAGAGGGAGAAGTAAAGGGCACTTTTTGCCCTAGTTTAGTTATCAATTATCAGTAAAAACACTACTCCCTTGTAATCCGTATCACTGACAATGGGAGTATGTGCAAAAGGATAAAAAACTTTGTGAGTTGAGGGAGAAGATGAAAATTAGATGGAGAAAACCTTGCTCATTGCTTCTGAGAAAATGTCTAAAAGAGGTGCAGAAGTTCTGAACattttgtcatctataaaatgaaggaggTGGATTACATTAAGTTTAAGGTACCTTCCATCTCTAACATTTTGTATGCATATtcccctcaaaaaacaaaaggaagccaATAAGGATTATTATCCTTAATAATAACATTATCCTAAGGGGAAAAAAGCCATCTATAGGGCAAAGATGATTTTCAGTCAAAGGAATATAGTTGTGCTCCATTCAGCAGTGTGACTATCTGACATTATAAAACCTAGGAAGTTCCCTATTTCAGTTATGGTAAGCATTTTCTTTCTCACCATAACTTTCGTAGCTTGGGCTGGTTTCCACTGTACAAGTGTGACTCCACCACACAGCATAAAAACTGAAATCCACTGTAATTTGCTAAGTGTCCGGTTTAACATTAAAACAGTACATAAAGCAGTACAGGGAATCTTCAATTGGTAGGTCACCTAGAAACAAAACAATGAATTAATGAACTCAGTTAACATTAGTCTCTGacacaaatatattatttctGATATCATTAATAGTATCATCAAGAAAAATGTTTGATAATGTGATAAAGGGTTAATAACAATCTTTTCaccatgaaaacattttttaagattCTATGCTTTTCGTTATCATTTGCTCCACTTACCTGGTACACTGCTGCATCCAAATTGCTAAGAGCTAGGAAAGCCATGTTGTTCTGAACAGCATACACTAATGATGGCACGCTTAACTTCATCAGTTCCTTGGGGCTTCCCAAGACATTTTCTCTTAAAGATGCCTTGAATCTACCCAGACTAGCAGTTTCTCTTTGAaaacaaaaggggaaaatgagaagtgggtaaggaagaaaattaaagagCATTCTTTGGATAAGATCCCTTCACACATAGGATAGCTATATTGTGTTAAGTACATTGATGTAATTTAGCAAACTTATTTTGTTTCAATAATTTTCAACTAATTCTAGCTATATTAAAGAAACATACCAATAATGTATCCTCATAAAGGAAAAACAATTACAAGTTCTATTTGGGAAAATAGAACAACAATTAGGTTTACCATCAACCTCTGGTCAAAGCTCCAGGAATTTTTGAGTATATTAAATAATGAGATAATAGGAAATAAGAATTGCTAATATCacctataaaatattaatttaattccCTGCCACTTTAACTGCCATTACATCAAGTTCAccctgattttttttgtgtgtgtgtgaggaacatcagccctgagctaacatctgtcaccaatcctcctctttttgctgaggaggactggccctgggctaacatctgtgcccatcttcctccactatagatgggacgccaccacagcatggcttgacaagcgatgcgtcagtgcacgcccaggatccgaacctgcaaacccgtggccgccgcagcagagcgcatgcactcaaccactatgccaccgggccggcccctatttttttaattaatcagGTTGCATAtccattttttaaagctttttcttttattacaatAGATTTAAATTGCAAACAAAAGACAAAGGCTTTGGTAGTTAGAGAAGTTACTTGGGATATGAATTGAGCGATTCAGGTCAATGTTATTTGCAAATTAGGTCAGTTCTTAAGAAATACAGTAGACAATAAATCTTTAAATAACCATCCTCATAAAACTCAAgcacatatatgtataattttgcaGCAAATCTGAATAACTTTCTAATAACAACAAAAGTAAACTATAGCTGTAACGTACGTAAAGCTTACTACTTGACTGCACATTAATTATACATGCTGTTAATGATTCTTATTTTTCCTCAGGAGGAACTAGCTAATCTGGCTCATATTTCTCCCTGTTGTAAATCAGCTCATTTATTTcctgaaaataaaaccaaaacagtaTTTTATAATAAGCATGAACACCAAAAAAGTGCTTTATCAAACGAGTCTAACTGTAACTCACAATATCCTTAAAGAACACCATAACACTTTGTTGGGGAAATGGATCTATTTCAACTCAAAGTTTATGATAATCACAATGAGCCTCTATATTTTTAGTTAACATATTAGAATCAACAGTCATTAactgaatttttttcatatttaaatagtGTAAAACTAATTACCCAAGTTCTGAGGGGGAGCAAAAATTCCATAATCTCGAGTTGACTTCCTCTGCCTATCCACTGTAGAACACTCCAGCCCCAGAAAATGCTTAAGTAACACAGGAAATTTGGCCTAGGCCACAGAAACAAAACATATCTTTCTTAGTTACTGATCTTCTTCTGTTGCCAAACAACACGCTCCATACCACAATGGTAAATGTATATGCTGAAAAGTAATGCACACAGCCTGGTGGGAGACTACAAACTCCACCCAGAAGAGGGAAGGAATACCAAAAAGATCACTCTACTGAGAAATGCTATGTAGTCGAGTTTTCCAGCTATCTGAAGAATGGCACTTTAAACTTCAGACATTCTCTTTTAAACTACTTTTGAATGCAAATCTAAGATGTCCTATATACTTTCTCGACATCTTAAACAGtataaagaataatttttcaAAGTATGTTTTCCCT includes:
- the SLC35A1 gene encoding CMP-sialic acid transporter, which translates into the protein MAAARENVSLLFKLYCLTVMTLVAATYTIALRYTRTSDKELYFSSTAVCITEVIKLLLSVGILAKETASLGRFKASLRENVLGSPKELMKLSVPSLVYAVQNNMAFLALSNLDAAVYQVTYQLKIPCTALCTVLMLNRTLSKLQWISVFMLCGGVTLVQWKPAQATKVMVEQNPLLGFGAIAIAVLCSGFAGVYFEKVLKSSDTSLWVRNIQMYLSGIVVTLVGVYLSDGAEIKEKGFFYGYTYYVWFVIFLASVGGLYTSVVVKYTDNIMKGFSAAAAIVLSTIASVMLFGLQITLTFALGALLVCVSIYLYGLPRQDTTSIQQGETASKERVGV